gtatatatccaTCATGTAGAactttatggatttttttttagatacatattttttttttattttcaacagaTATTTTCAGGCGggtgatttatttatttttttaaattatttttaaagtctttttttttttttgtgttttgttggttttttgtttttttcaaaagaaatttcaaagTTGTGCCAAACACATCTGGATCAGCGACCACAACAGGAGAGACGGGGGAGagacagggaagggagggagagggaaggagggagagaccACTCCACGTCtcgagagaaagaaaggaacagCAACACTTTTGTTTGGAAACCACAAGCAAAAAATGCATTCATCAGGACTCAAGCGACTGAACCAGACTCCAACTCCAGTTTGTACAGGAATATACAGCGGAGCATCCCGCGGGACGCACCGGGCACACGCACCCCGCGTGCACACCCACGCACACCCACACGCACCCAGACACAGACCGACAGCAAAAGCGAGGAAAAGAAACCGAACCAAACCCTGAAGACACtccaaaagaaatgaaacacCTCCGGTGTGAGAATTAACAAAAACCTCCATAAAACAAGGCACATCCTTTGAGTTCGTAACGGTGGGAAAAGAAAGACGCGACACTGAATCCCAACGGAAAACCCGACCAGAACCGCTCGCACGTACCTTCCACCCAGAgaaaaggtaaatattgtgCTACTCTTAGAATGAGTTTGCCACAAGACACACAGCTTAGTATAATCTAATAGTTTTTCTCAAGCTAAAATCCAGTTTTCTCTTGATTTCTTTTAAACTGCTTTATATATAATtgctaatatttttaaatcttttaaatatatatttgttaaagtttatttcttttttattattttggggTTGGGGGAAATCTgctttatatcttttttttattattatttttttttcccctccaataaattaatactttttttttatagctTATCACCGTCCTGTCCCCAGGCGGggaggggccgggcaggggcacGTCCCGCTGCCCCCAGGGCCACCGCCAGCCTTGCCCGCCCCCGCCAACGCCGAccgagaaaagaaaacaaagtttaaaaatcaaaataaaaaacgGAGCAAAGAAACCCAAGTGCATttgcccgcccggccccgccaccAGCAAAAGCCGTCGGTGACACGCGGCTGGCGGAGCCACCGCGCCGGGCAGGGCTTGTGCTACATTCGGGCGGCGGTGACCCGCGGTGCCGCGGCTGCCAGGGTcagcccggagccccccggAGCCCCGGCCGCGGCTCGGTCCGGAGCTTTGTGttgctttgtttcttctgttgggatttatttctgtggtttttgttttgttttttgtttttttgcttctgCAAAAGGGAGTCCTGCCGGAGCCGGCGCCGAGTCCGTGAGCACAATCCTGAGGTATCTTCTTCTTTGTGCAAACCCCGAGGGACGGGATGTCCGGGAGGGGACGGCTGTACAAAGGGGACGGGgggagggcggcggggccggggggtcGTGGATCGTTGTGCCCTTGTGCCCACGTAAGCCCTGAGGTTCTCGGGGCCCTGGCGCCCCTCACTCCAGCATGGCATCCAGCTGGTCCGCCAGGTCGTCGAACATGCTGCCGATGTCGTCCAGGATGCTCACGGTGCTCTTCGACTCCACGGCCGAGCTGGGGAGCGACAGAGACGCGTCAGGGCAGGGCATGGAACGGGGACACGGCACAGCCCCCTGGGCCCCTTGGCACGGCCTTCCTGCCCCTTTGTGCTGCGGTGCCCAGCACTGTGTCCCCAGCGCCGTGGCACAGTGTTCTGGCTCCacgatgtccccagtgtcccctccccaaGACAGGCCCCAGGCCACCCACGTGCCGAGGTCCCCCTGCCCATGCTGCTCCAGCAAGATGTCCTtcagtgccacctccccagggcagctccagccagggtCCCCTGGTGCTCCACCGGTGTCCCCCGGCACCATCCCACTCCCGCCGCGGTGTCACAGCCTGACCCCTGAGCATGCTCCTTATGGCCTGCTGTGCTCGGTGGCACCGAGTGGCCTCACACCCACCCCTGCGCCCCCTTACTCTGCCGCCTGACTGTCCTCCTGCTTGATCTTCTCCTCCACGGCCTGCAGCGCGGCGGCCAGGGACGCGCTCGTCTCCTCCAGCTTCTGCTGCGCCAGCTCGGGGCCGCCGCTGTCCACGGACGGGCTGGCGATGGTGGAGCGGGGCGGCTTCACCGGCACCTGCTGGGGCTGCGCGCCGGGCGACAGGGGCTTggcggggctggagcagagcgAGGGCGGGGTGCTCGAGGGCTTGGCCGCGGGGCTCAGCTGCCGGGCTGGCGACGGGGCCGGCGTGGAGCTGGCGCTCACCGACTGGATGGCGGCGTGGGGCTTGGGGGGCTTGGGCGCCGTGGGGGGCGGCGTGGGCTTGGGGGACACCGGGGGCGGCGTGCCATGGACCCGCTTCACCTCTGCggagagaagggagaggggcaggagggcggcggggccggcgggcaCTCCCGGCGTCCGCCCCGCGGAGCGCCCGTCCCGGGGGGCTGGCGGGGCACCTACCTGGGCTGCCGGGGCTCGGGATGGGCACCTTTTTGGGGACGGGCACCGGCGGCCCGGGCATCTTCTGAGGCGGCTGCGTCAGCACGGGCTTGGGGGACACCGGCGGCTTGAAGGGCTTCTTGGGCTCGGCGGGCGGCGGGACGAACTCGGGGCCgtcggggcgggcggcgggcggcggggtgGGCGGCGGCTCGGCCCCGCTCAGCTCCGAGGCCGGCCGCCGCTTCACGGTGCCGGTGCCGTTCTGGTACACGGCGAGCGTGGCCGGCTCCAGCGCCGGCTCCTTGTCCTTGGCTTTGGGCCGGCGCTTGACGGTGTCGGACTCGGTGAGGACGAAGCGGACGCcgtcctgctggctctgcctggcccGGATCCGCCGCTTGAGCGTGGCGCTGGCCTCCACCTTGGCCAGGTCCCCGTGGCGGTGGGCCGGGGACAGCCCCTCGCCCGTCTCCCCGCGGGCCGGCCCCAGGGGCCGCGGCCGCTGCTTGATGGTGAGGGTGCCGTCCTCGGCGAAGGGGATGCCGTCGGGGGAGCCGCCGCGTTCCACCCGCAGCCGCTCGCCGGGGCCGTCGGCGGCCGCCTCCGACCGCACGCTGTCGGCGCGCTCTCGGCGGGCGGCTGCCACCAGCCCGGTGACGGGGCCGCTGATGGTCCGGCGCCGGTTCACCACCTCCCCGTCCAGCCCGATGGCCTCCTTATGCTTGACGGTGGCCAGCACGGTGGCCACGCGGGCGCGGTCGGGGCTGCCCGGCGGCGGCCCGGGCTGTAGGTAGTAGCCCTCGGGCGCCTTGGCCggcgccggccccggcccggctgccACGTGCGGCTTCTGCAGCGCCAGGGCGCGGGCCCCGCCGCCGATGGACGACATCTCCAGCATGGCCGCGATGCTGCGCACGCTGCCGGCGCTGCCCGTGTCCACGCTGCCGCCCAGGTCGCTCGCCCGCCGCTGCTCCCGGCGGCCCTCGCCCTCGGCGCTGGGGGCTCCGACGGCCGCCTCGCCCTCACCCTCCTTGGGGAAGTCCTCGGCCATGCCGGCGCTGGagatggcagagctggagcgcttgggagggggcggcgggggtCCCTTCTTCTTGGGCCGGACGGCGAAGGACTGGCTGCGGTTGACGTTCTTGTCGCCGCCGGCGGGTGCCCGCACCGAGTGGCTGCGGCCCACGCGGCGCTGCACGGTGGCGTAGGGCCCCGCGTCCGGCACCAGCAGCTCGTCCCGCTCCTGCTCGCTGTCGGAGGCGGCGTAGCGGTTCAGGCTGTGCGCCCGCTTCTTCGGCCTGCCCGGCTCCTCCTCGCCCTCGCCCGCCGGCGGCAGGCACAGCACGGGCACCGAGACGGGCAGCACGGGCAcccccggcggcggcgccgcctcGCCCTCGGCGGGCTGCGGCAGGACGTAGGCGAAGCCGCGGTGCGTGGGCGACTGGGGCAGGGAGCGGGGCGATGCCGGGCGCTCGCCGGGCGGCAGCAGCTGCGGGGTGGGCTTCACCTTGGCCGTGGCGTGAGCGGCCGCCGGGCCTTGCGGGGACGAGGGCCGTGCCTTGCCGGGGGTCTGCGGCGGCGTCAGCTGCCCGGCGGAGGCGGGGAAGGGCTGCCGGGGCTTGCCGGGCACCGGGGGCACGCTGGCGCGCTTCACGGGGTGGCCGTGCCGGGCCGGGCGGCTCTCCTTGGGCGGCGCAGGGGGGCTCTCCCCGGCCCCTTCCGCCAGGTACTCCTGGCTCTTGGagatggcggcggcgggggggccCCGCGGGCcgtcccccagcagctcctgcgaGCTGCTCATGCCCCGGGCGCGGCCGCCCAGCCCCGGCGGCGAGCGGTAACCGGGGGCTGCGGGGTTTGCCGCCTTCTCGGGGGGCTCCTCGGGGCCTTCGCCCGTTATGGCCACCTGCAGCTCGCTGCTGAGCTCGCTGTCCTGGAAGGTGGTCATCTTGGGCGACTGGCACTCGGGCGGCTCCGGCGGCGGGGACTCGATGGCCAGCACCTCTGGGCTCGGCCCCGACGCCTTCCTCTTCAGCGTGCCCGGCTCGTACTTGCCCAGCTCGGCGCGCTGCAGCTCCGCCAGCTTCTTCACCGCCAGCATCAGCTTCTTCTGGTGGCCTGGGGGCGGCACATGGCATCAGTGTCACCGCCAAGGCCACCGCAGGCAGCGCCGCGCGCGGGGCCTTACCCAGCTTGGTGATGCCGATCTCCTGCAGGTCCTCCCAGGTGATGTCGGTGATGAAGTCGATGTTCTCGTAGCCGTTCTCCACCAGCACCTTGTAGTACTGGGACAGGCCGATCATGGAGAGCCACAGCGCCAGGTTGGCCTGGGGTGGGTGcggggcacagctcagcaccagctggCAGTGGGGTCTGGCCCCGCCACCCCAGGCACCCCAGGCACACAGGAGAGCCCATTTTGCTGGGGGATCGCAGCCCCAGGGGACTCTCCCTGGCCCTGTGCTGTCCCCGTGCCCCACAAGCATCCTGGGCTATTGCCAGCCCCGTTCCCATGGGAAGCCTCTCACTGTGCCCAGACATTGGGGCAGGAGGGGTGTcacagtgccacatccacagggatgacagctggcagcagcctgatgggctctggggagctgccATGAGGGAacatgggcagctctgggaccaCGGAGCCAGCTCCCACCCTTGTCCAGTGCCACCCCTCCCTGGAAGACAGGAGGGGACTCGTTGCCACCATGGATGTGGCTTCTGTCCCCCTGGCCCTATAGAGCCCTCACCGGTTTGTACTCGGGCAGCCACTCGGGGATGCTGAGGTTGTTGATCTCGGAGGCGATCTTCTTCCTGTGCCCCGGCTTGGTGACCCCGATGGCCGTGAGGTCCTGGGGCAGAGAGGGGGGGTCAGTGCCGCCCTGCTCCGGCCGTGCCTCCCTCCCACCGCCCCCGGCCCCACCTCCGGCGTCATCCGGCTGATGGTGGTGATGTCGTAGCCGGCGTTGATGAAGTTGGGAGCgtagagctgcagctggaacttGCAGAGCCACTGGTACACGGCCTCCGAGCTCTGGCGAGAGGGGACAGATGgatgggggcagctctggggatggggacccgccactcctgccctgtcccccaaGCTGTCCCCACCACACGCTCCCCACGGCACCCAGCGCTCCCCGCTCACCTTCCCCTCTGATGGAGGCTCCATTTTCTTCAGCTGGGGCTCGGCGGGGGGCTGGGGGGCGTAGGGGGAGCTGGCCACGCTCTGCGACCGCGACGAACCTGCCGGAGGGGCGGCGGTcagcgcggcccggccccgggctCCGGCCAAGGGAAGGGAGAGCCGAGCCCTGCCCTGGCGGggtgccacagccacagccccaggctggcagggccaAGGGGGGCACAGGAGAGCACACGggacacccagcccagcagagcagcccggAGCACCCGCAGTGCCCCGGACAGGGTGCTGCTCCTCGGGGAGGGGCAGAAGAGCTGCTGTACCCGAGCAATGGGAcccagccagagctgtccccCAGAGCCAGTGTCCCtggagcccaggcagcagccgGAGGGTCCCTCTGCCCAAAACCCCCGGGCCACACTCCTCTGGCCTTGCCACCCGCCAGGCAGGCTCGCAGGAGCGTTCATCCCTTGGGCTCCCCCACGGGCATCCCTTggtgccctccctgcagggtaAGGAGGGCTGCCCTGAAATTCTTCCCTCATGTGTCTGATCAGGATGGACAAGAGAAGCCCCTTCTCCCCCCACCAGCAACTGcatcttctgtgtgtgtgtgtgtgcatgtgtgtgtgtgtgcatgtgtgtgtgcatcctccctgtgtgtgtgtgtgtgtgtgtgtgtgtgtgtgtgtgtgcatccccctgtgtgtgtgtgtgtgtgcatgtgtgtgtgcatcccccctgtgtgtgtgtgtgtgtgtgtgtgcatccccACTGTGTGTGCatccccctgtgtgtgtgtgcgtgtgcatCCCCCTGTGTGTGCATCCCCCTGTGTGTGCATcccccgtgtgtgtgtgtgtgtgtgtgtgtgtgtgtgtgtgtgcatccccACTGTGTGTGCatccccctgtgtgtgtgtgtgtgtgcattccccctgtgtgtgtgtgtgtgtgtgtgtgtgtgtgtgtgtgtgtgcatcccccctgtgtgtgtgtgtgtgtgtgtgtgtgtgtgtgtgtgtgtgcatccccactgtgtgtgtgtgtgtgtgcatgtgtgtgtgcatcccccctgtgtgtgtgtgtgtgtgtgtgtgtgtgcatccccACTGTGTGTGCatccccctgtgtgtgtgtgtgtgtgcattccccctgt
This genomic window from Molothrus aeneus isolate 106 chromosome 16, BPBGC_Maene_1.0, whole genome shotgun sequence contains:
- the CASKIN1 gene encoding caskin-1 isoform X3, encoding MGKDQELVQAVKAEDIAAVQKLLQRPKPGKAKLLGSAKRVNVNFQDTDGFSALHHAALNGNTELISLLLEAQAAVDIKDNKGMRPLHYAAWQGKKEPMKMVLKAGSSVNIPSDEGQIPLHLAAQHGHYDVSEMLLQHQSNPCIMDNSGKTPLDLACEFGRVGVVQLLLNSNMCAALLEPKPGDTTDPNGTSPLHLAAKNGHIDIIRLLLQAGIDINRQTKAGTALHEAALCGKTDVVRLLLDSGINAHVRNTYNQTALDIVNQFTTSQASKEIKQMLRDASAALQVRAVKDYCNNYDLTSLNVKAGDVITVLEQHADGRWKGCIHDNRTGNDRVGYFPSSLVEAISKRTGSRGADMSPSHLSPSQGGSATAAPTEEIWVLRKPFAGGDRSSLGSTGSVASARSSGSGQSAGSGAHALHAGSEGVKLLATVLSQKASAQESAVGDGPAKAQDIPAGSSRSQSVASSPYAPQPPAEPQLKKMEPPSEGKSSEAVYQWLCKFQLQLYAPNFINAGYDITTISRMTPEDLTAIGVTKPGHRKKIASEINNLSIPEWLPEYKPANLALWLSMIGLSQYYKVLVENGYENIDFITDITWEDLQEIGITKLGHQKKLMLAVKKLAELQRAELGKYEPGTLKRKASGPSPEVLAIESPPPEPPECQSPKMTTFQDSELSSELQVAITGEGPEEPPEKAANPAAPGYRSPPGLGGRARGMSSSQELLGDGPRGPPAAAISKSQEYLAEGAGESPPAPPKESRPARHGHPVKRASVPPVPGKPRQPFPASAGQLTPPQTPGKARPSSPQGPAAAHATAKVKPTPQLLPPGERPASPRSLPQSPTHRGFAYVLPQPAEGEAAPPPGVPVLPVSVPVLCLPPAGEGEEEPGRPKKRAHSLNRYAASDSEQERDELLVPDAGPYATVQRRVGRSHSVRAPAGGDKNVNRSQSFAVRPKKKGPPPPPPKRSSSAISSAGMAEDFPKEGEGEAAVGAPSAEGEGRREQRRASDLGGSVDTGSAGSVRSIAAMLEMSSIGGGARALALQKPHVAAGPGPAPAKAPEGYYLQPGPPPGSPDRARVATVLATVKHKEAIGLDGEVVNRRRTISGPVTGLVAAARRERADSVRSEAAADGPGERLRVERGGSPDGIPFAEDGTLTIKQRPRPLGPARGETGEGLSPAHRHGDLAKVEASATLKRRIRARQSQQDGVRFVLTESDTVKRRPKAKDKEPALEPATLAVYQNGTGTVKRRPASELSGAEPPPTPPPAARPDGPEFVPPPAEPKKPFKPPVSPKPVLTQPPQKMPGPPVPVPKKVPIPSPGSPEVKRVHGTPPPVSPKPTPPPTAPKPPKPHAAIQSVSASSTPAPSPARQLSPAAKPSSTPPSLCSSPAKPLSPGAQPQQVPVKPPRSTIASPSVDSGGPELAQQKLEETSASLAAALQAVEEKIKQEDSQAADSAVESKSTVSILDDIGSMFDDLADQLDAMLE
- the CASKIN1 gene encoding caskin-1 isoform X2; this encodes MGKDQELVQAVKAEDIAAVQKLLQRPKPGKAKLLGSAKRVNVNFQDTDGFSALHHAALNGNTELISLLLEAQAAVDIKDNKGMRPLHYAAWQGKKEPMKMVLKAGSSVNIPSDEGQIPLHLAAQHGHYDSEMLLQHQSNPCIMDNSGKTPLDLACEFGRVGVVQLLLNSNMCAALLEPKPGDTTDPNGTSPLHLAAKNGHIDIIRLLLQAGIDINRQTKAGTALHEAALCGKTDVVRLLLDSGINAHVRNTYNQTALDIVNQFTTSQASKEIKQMLRDASAALQVRAVKDYCNNYDLTSLNVKAGDVITVLEQHADGRWKGCIHDNRTGNDRVGYFPSSLVEAISKRTGSWETVTIPQHFQKIPLPAYGAAVLNGDASSHPFHSLPPPPPPPPHSHQTLFSSFGYHRLSPSSADEPRYGQGSRGADMSPSHLSPSQGGSATAAPTEEIWVLRKPFAGGDRSSLGSTGSVASARSSGSGQSAGSGAHALHAGSEGVKLLATVLSQKASAQESAVGDGPAKAQDIPAGSSRSQSVASSPYAPQPPAEPQLKKMEPPSEGKSSEAVYQWLCKFQLQLYAPNFINAGYDITTISRMTPEDLTAIGVTKPGHRKKIASEINNLSIPEWLPEYKPANLALWLSMIGLSQYYKVLVENGYENIDFITDITWEDLQEIGITKLGHQKKLMLAVKKLAELQRAELGKYEPGTLKRKASGPSPEVLAIESPPPEPPECQSPKMTTFQDSELSSELQVAITGEGPEEPPEKAANPAAPGYRSPPGLGGRARGMSSSQELLGDGPRGPPAAAISKSQEYLAEGAGESPPAPPKESRPARHGHPVKRASVPPVPGKPRQPFPASAGQLTPPQTPGKARPSSPQGPAAAHATAKVKPTPQLLPPGERPASPRSLPQSPTHRGFAYVLPQPAEGEAAPPPGVPVLPVSVPVLCLPPAGEGEEEPGRPKKRAHSLNRYAASDSEQERDELLVPDAGPYATVQRRVGRSHSVRAPAGGDKNVNRSQSFAVRPKKKGPPPPPPKRSSSAISSAGMAEDFPKEGEGEAAVGAPSAEGEGRREQRRASDLGGSVDTGSAGSVRSIAAMLEMSSIGGGARALALQKPHVAAGPGPAPAKAPEGYYLQPGPPPGSPDRARVATVLATVKHKEAIGLDGEVVNRRRTISGPVTGLVAAARRERADSVRSEAAADGPGERLRVERGGSPDGIPFAEDGTLTIKQRPRPLGPARGETGEGLSPAHRHGDLAKVEASATLKRRIRARQSQQDGVRFVLTESDTVKRRPKAKDKEPALEPATLAVYQNGTGTVKRRPASELSGAEPPPTPPPAARPDGPEFVPPPAEPKKPFKPPVSPKPVLTQPPQKMPGPPVPVPKKVPIPSPGSPEVKRVHGTPPPVSPKPTPPPTAPKPPKPHAAIQSVSASSTPAPSPARQLSPAAKPSSTPPSLCSSPAKPLSPGAQPQQVPVKPPRSTIASPSVDSGGPELAQQKLEETSASLAAALQAVEEKIKQEDSQAADSAVESKSTVSILDDIGSMFDDLADQLDAMLE
- the CASKIN1 gene encoding caskin-1 isoform X1, which encodes MGKDQELVQAVKAEDIAAVQKLLQRPKPGKAKLLGSAKRVNVNFQDTDGFSALHHAALNGNTELISLLLEAQAAVDIKDNKGMRPLHYAAWQGKKEPMKMVLKAGSSVNIPSDEGQIPLHLAAQHGHYDVSEMLLQHQSNPCIMDNSGKTPLDLACEFGRVGVVQLLLNSNMCAALLEPKPGDTTDPNGTSPLHLAAKNGHIDIIRLLLQAGIDINRQTKAGTALHEAALCGKTDVVRLLLDSGINAHVRNTYNQTALDIVNQFTTSQASKEIKQMLRDASAALQVRAVKDYCNNYDLTSLNVKAGDVITVLEQHADGRWKGCIHDNRTGNDRVGYFPSSLVEAISKRTGSWETVTIPQHFQKIPLPAYGAAVLNGDASSHPFHSLPPPPPPPPHSHQTLFSSFGYHRLSPSSADEPRYGQGSRGADMSPSHLSPSQGGSATAAPTEEIWVLRKPFAGGDRSSLGSTGSVASARSSGSGQSAGSGAHALHAGSEGVKLLATVLSQKASAQESAVGDGPAKAQDIPAGSSRSQSVASSPYAPQPPAEPQLKKMEPPSEGKSSEAVYQWLCKFQLQLYAPNFINAGYDITTISRMTPEDLTAIGVTKPGHRKKIASEINNLSIPEWLPEYKPANLALWLSMIGLSQYYKVLVENGYENIDFITDITWEDLQEIGITKLGHQKKLMLAVKKLAELQRAELGKYEPGTLKRKASGPSPEVLAIESPPPEPPECQSPKMTTFQDSELSSELQVAITGEGPEEPPEKAANPAAPGYRSPPGLGGRARGMSSSQELLGDGPRGPPAAAISKSQEYLAEGAGESPPAPPKESRPARHGHPVKRASVPPVPGKPRQPFPASAGQLTPPQTPGKARPSSPQGPAAAHATAKVKPTPQLLPPGERPASPRSLPQSPTHRGFAYVLPQPAEGEAAPPPGVPVLPVSVPVLCLPPAGEGEEEPGRPKKRAHSLNRYAASDSEQERDELLVPDAGPYATVQRRVGRSHSVRAPAGGDKNVNRSQSFAVRPKKKGPPPPPPKRSSSAISSAGMAEDFPKEGEGEAAVGAPSAEGEGRREQRRASDLGGSVDTGSAGSVRSIAAMLEMSSIGGGARALALQKPHVAAGPGPAPAKAPEGYYLQPGPPPGSPDRARVATVLATVKHKEAIGLDGEVVNRRRTISGPVTGLVAAARRERADSVRSEAAADGPGERLRVERGGSPDGIPFAEDGTLTIKQRPRPLGPARGETGEGLSPAHRHGDLAKVEASATLKRRIRARQSQQDGVRFVLTESDTVKRRPKAKDKEPALEPATLAVYQNGTGTVKRRPASELSGAEPPPTPPPAARPDGPEFVPPPAEPKKPFKPPVSPKPVLTQPPQKMPGPPVPVPKKVPIPSPGSPEVKRVHGTPPPVSPKPTPPPTAPKPPKPHAAIQSVSASSTPAPSPARQLSPAAKPSSTPPSLCSSPAKPLSPGAQPQQVPVKPPRSTIASPSVDSGGPELAQQKLEETSASLAAALQAVEEKIKQEDSQAADSAVESKSTVSILDDIGSMFDDLADQLDAMLE